A stretch of Porites lutea chromosome 5, jaPorLute2.1, whole genome shotgun sequence DNA encodes these proteins:
- the LOC140937789 gene encoding PCNA-associated factor-like codes for MLIEGRKMVRTKADGAARKAVGAKAPRKQVGGSSSAVNSFGSPTSSGSSRNKYAGGNPVKWWPSPKWQKGIGEFFPKETTSSEVSPEKPGPSVASAHPGVSSEEQEIEGIEKLRED; via the exons ATGCTCATTGAAGGAAGGAAAATGGTACGAACGAAAGCCGATGGCGCTGCAAGAAAAG CTGTTGGCGCAAAGGCCCCTCGTAAACAAGTAGGTGGATCATCTTCAGCTGTGAATAGCTTTGGCTCACCAACCAGTTCAGGTTCAAGCAGAAACAAGTATGCAGGAGGCAACCCTGTCAAATGGTGGCCTTCTCCTAAGTGGCAGAAAG GTATTGGTGAATTCTTTCCCAAGGAAACCACTAGCAGTGAAGTTTCACCTGAAAAACCAGGCCCATCCGTAGCAAGTGCACACCCAGGTGTGTCTTCTGAGGAACAGGAAATTGAAGGGATTGAAAAACTTAGAGAGGACTGA